One Nostoc punctiforme PCC 73102 DNA window includes the following coding sequences:
- a CDS encoding PAS domain-containing protein, with translation MSQQQRTLLIIDGSPEDRELYRRYLLRDREYSYTFLEATLGQQGLELWQQHQPDAILLDYRLPDIDGLEFLAKLQTSTQQPCLPVIVVTGQGNEAIAVQAMKAGAQDYIVKKQITAQGLQIAINGAIETVRLRTQLQQRIERERLVAQITQQIHQSLNLDEILQTTVAEVRQFLHTDRVLVFRLNPDGDGTVMAESVGTEWRSLLSSTIQDPCLAESYTTSNRPQVRYDPALLKNYIERYYQGQVTAVSDIHDSSIDSCHGELLAQFQVKAHLVVPILQDNQFWGLLIAHHCTSPRFWQPLEIDLLKELATQMSIALRQAELYQQAQHELKERQQVEAELCQSEEHLRLALSASRMGTWNWNIQTGKITWSDNLEALFGLQPGEFDGSFEMFAARVHPEDRDRVLATVNRAVATGEEYDIEFRVVYPNGTIRWALSQGKVFYDQHGQPMQMAGIDIDVTERKRSAEALRESEERFRQLAENIDAVFWIREVSENRVSYVSPAYERLWGLNSEELYQGQQSWIDRIHPEDREATQKAFHEKAVAGKFDEEYRVILPDGSIRWVHDRCFGLRDKTGEIYRFAGIAEDISARKHSLAALQESEERFRTSVENMLDCFGVYRAVRNEQGQIVDFVTEYVNDAACLNNQMTYEQQIGRGLCELLPSHRHSGLFDDYCQVVETGQALIKDSLVYEDEYGEQRLVKAFDIRVAKFGDGFVATWRDITVRQQTEEALRRSEEFKNRILDSSSDCIKVLSLDGRLLYMNTGGLCLMEIDDLNSYLNTEWLCFWSGSYRQQAEQALAATKAGEISIFSGYCPTVKSTPKWWEVVVSPILDASGQLERILLISRDITDRKKTELLLQQSEARLKLAYKATRSGLWDWDIIRNSAHISEEYCHLFGFDPTTKSITYENWLSCLHPDDRTSTNETVNRTIQQQQEGYEDDFRILHPDGIRWLAAKGQVFYDTVGNAVRMLGNVQDITERKQVEEELRQSEERYRCLAELIPQLVWTANPEGRLLDVNQRWLEFTGLTLEQAHTSGWREVVHPEDVLILVKEWSKAVQQGTSYQAEGRMRRADGVYRWHLHQAIPQKDRQGEIVKWFGSATDIEAQKQLEVERDRLFQLEQAARAEAERANRIKDEFLAILSHELRSPLNPILGWTKMLQSRKFNETKTAQALASIERNVKLQTQLIDDLLDIAKILRGKLSLDVTPVNLLFVIESAIDTVNTAAIAKSIQLHPVLPNIGQVSGDSNRLQQIVWNLLSNAIKFTPKGGRVEIRLERVDEQAHIIVSDTGKGINPEFLPHIFESFRQEDVSITRKYGGLGLGLAIVRQLVEAHGGTITADSPGEGLGATFTVQLPLLNLQPEIKQTDDLLQPGLELTGIRVLTVDDDPDARELLTVLLAEYGAQVLTVPSATEVLANLESFQPDVLVSDIGMPEVDGYNLIQQIRALTPEKGGQIPAIALTAYARVDDSQRAITSGYQRHVTKPLDPEELVQAVVALAQIKIGKSESSQ, from the coding sequence ATGTCTCAGCAACAGCGCACCCTCTTAATTATCGATGGTTCACCAGAAGATCGAGAACTTTATCGGCGGTATTTGTTGCGCGATCGCGAATATTCTTACACTTTCCTAGAAGCAACTCTGGGACAGCAAGGGCTAGAACTCTGGCAGCAACACCAACCAGATGCAATTTTACTTGATTATCGACTGCCTGATATAGACGGACTAGAATTTCTGGCGAAATTGCAAACCTCAACCCAACAGCCGTGTCTACCTGTGATTGTCGTCACAGGGCAGGGCAATGAGGCGATCGCAGTTCAAGCGATGAAAGCGGGCGCACAAGATTATATTGTCAAAAAGCAAATTACCGCACAAGGGCTGCAAATAGCAATCAATGGGGCAATTGAAACAGTGCGGCTACGCACCCAACTGCAACAGCGTATTGAACGAGAGCGCTTAGTCGCGCAGATTACCCAGCAAATTCATCAGTCCCTGAATCTGGATGAAATTCTTCAGACAACTGTAGCCGAGGTGCGGCAGTTTCTCCACACAGATCGTGTCCTGGTTTTTCGGTTAAATCCTGACGGAGATGGGACAGTCATGGCAGAATCGGTTGGGACAGAATGGCGATCGCTTCTTTCCTCCACTATCCAAGATCCCTGCCTAGCTGAGAGCTACACTACCTCCAATCGACCGCAAGTCAGGTACGATCCCGCCTTGCTCAAGAATTATATCGAACGCTATTATCAGGGGCAAGTAACGGCAGTATCAGACATTCATGACAGCAGTATTGATTCATGCCACGGTGAATTGTTGGCACAGTTTCAAGTCAAAGCTCATCTGGTTGTACCAATTCTGCAAGACAACCAGTTTTGGGGATTGCTAATTGCTCATCATTGTACCTCCCCTCGATTTTGGCAGCCCTTAGAAATTGACTTGCTTAAAGAGTTGGCAACTCAGATGAGTATCGCTTTGCGACAGGCAGAACTGTATCAGCAGGCACAGCATGAACTAAAGGAACGCCAACAGGTAGAAGCGGAACTGTGCCAAAGCGAAGAACATCTGCGATTGGCATTGTCAGCCTCTCGGATGGGAACGTGGAACTGGAACATCCAAACGGGAAAAATTACCTGGTCGGATAATCTAGAAGCCTTATTTGGGCTGCAACCAGGAGAGTTTGACGGCTCATTCGAGATGTTTGCCGCGCGAGTCCACCCTGAAGATCGCGATCGCGTGCTGGCAACCGTCAATCGTGCTGTCGCCACCGGAGAAGAATATGACATTGAATTTCGGGTAGTATATCCCAACGGCACAATTCGCTGGGCATTAAGCCAAGGCAAGGTATTTTACGACCAACACGGGCAACCGATGCAGATGGCTGGTATTGATATAGATGTCACCGAACGCAAACGGTCAGCCGAAGCTCTGCGCGAGAGTGAAGAACGTTTCCGGCAACTTGCAGAAAATATTGATGCAGTGTTCTGGATTAGAGAAGTGTCTGAAAATCGAGTCAGCTATGTAAGTCCTGCTTATGAACGCTTGTGGGGATTGAACTCGGAGGAGTTGTATCAAGGACAACAATCATGGATCGATCGTATTCACCCAGAGGATCGGGAAGCGACTCAAAAAGCGTTTCATGAAAAAGCTGTTGCAGGTAAATTTGATGAGGAATACCGGGTTATTTTACCCGATGGTAGTATACGCTGGGTTCACGATCGCTGTTTTGGGCTTCGAGATAAAACAGGGGAGATTTATCGTTTTGCAGGTATTGCCGAAGACATCAGCGCTCGCAAACACTCTCTCGCAGCTCTCCAAGAAAGCGAAGAACGCTTCCGCACATCTGTTGAAAATATGCTGGACTGCTTTGGGGTATACCGCGCTGTGCGGAATGAGCAAGGGCAGATTGTCGATTTTGTAACTGAATATGTAAATGATGCGGCTTGTCTCAACAATCAAATGACTTATGAGCAGCAGATTGGGCGAGGGTTGTGTGAATTATTACCAAGCCATCGTCACAGTGGATTGTTTGATGATTACTGTCAGGTAGTAGAAACAGGGCAAGCGCTGATTAAAGACAGCCTAGTTTATGAGGATGAGTACGGAGAGCAACGCTTAGTTAAAGCGTTTGATATCCGCGTGGCTAAATTTGGAGATGGATTTGTTGCCACCTGGCGAGATATCACCGTTCGCCAACAAACCGAAGAAGCTCTGCGCCGGAGTGAGGAATTTAAAAACCGCATTTTAGACAGCAGTTCTGACTGCATCAAGGTATTAAGCCTCGACGGGCGGCTGCTATATATGAATACAGGTGGTCTGTGTTTGATGGAAATTGACGACTTAAATTCCTATCTGAATACTGAATGGCTCTGTTTCTGGTCAGGCAGCTATCGGCAACAGGCAGAGCAGGCACTCGCTGCCACTAAAGCAGGCGAAATCAGCATTTTTAGCGGATACTGTCCAACCGTAAAAAGCACTCCCAAATGGTGGGAAGTGGTCGTTAGCCCGATTCTGGATGCCTCCGGGCAGTTAGAACGAATCTTGTTGATTTCACGAGACATTACCGATCGCAAAAAGACAGAACTCCTCTTGCAGCAGAGCGAAGCCCGATTAAAGCTAGCATACAAAGCGACGCGATCGGGACTATGGGATTGGGACATTATCCGCAACAGCGCTCATATCTCTGAAGAATACTGCCATCTGTTCGGGTTTGACCCAACCACAAAGTCAATTACCTATGAAAACTGGTTAAGCTGCCTGCACCCAGATGATCGCACTTCAACCAATGAAACGGTGAATCGCACCATCCAGCAACAGCAAGAGGGCTATGAAGATGATTTCCGCATCCTACATCCCGATGGCATTCGCTGGTTAGCGGCTAAAGGTCAGGTTTTCTACGATACTGTGGGTAATGCGGTACGGATGTTGGGCAACGTGCAAGATATCACCGAGCGCAAACAGGTAGAAGAAGAATTACGGCAAAGTGAAGAACGCTATCGCTGCTTGGCAGAATTAATCCCACAATTAGTCTGGACAGCCAACCCCGAAGGAAGGTTATTGGATGTCAATCAACGTTGGTTAGAATTCACAGGATTAACCCTGGAACAAGCTCACACCAGCGGCTGGAGAGAGGTTGTCCATCCAGAAGATGTACTGATATTGGTTAAAGAATGGAGCAAGGCAGTACAACAGGGTACTTCTTATCAAGCCGAAGGTCGGATGCGGCGGGCAGATGGTGTGTATCGCTGGCATCTGCACCAAGCAATTCCACAAAAAGATCGGCAAGGTGAAATTGTCAAATGGTTTGGCAGTGCAACAGATATCGAAGCGCAAAAACAACTAGAGGTTGAACGCGATCGCCTATTCCAACTAGAGCAAGCCGCACGGGCCGAAGCCGAACGTGCAAATCGGATCAAAGATGAATTTCTTGCCATTCTCTCCCATGAATTGCGATCGCCTCTTAACCCCATTCTTGGCTGGACAAAGATGCTGCAAAGCCGCAAATTTAATGAAACCAAAACAGCTCAAGCTTTGGCTAGCATCGAACGCAACGTTAAACTGCAAACTCAACTAATTGATGACTTGCTCGATATTGCCAAGATTCTGCGCGGCAAACTCAGCCTGGATGTCACTCCTGTAAATCTGTTATTTGTGATTGAATCTGCGATCGACACGGTAAATACAGCAGCCATTGCCAAATCAATTCAGTTGCATCCGGTACTGCCGAATATTGGGCAAGTCTCTGGAGATTCCAACCGCCTCCAACAGATCGTTTGGAATTTACTTTCCAACGCTATCAAATTTACTCCCAAGGGGGGACGGGTAGAAATCCGATTAGAGCGAGTTGACGAGCAGGCACACATTATTGTGAGTGACACTGGCAAAGGCATTAACCCTGAATTTCTCCCACACATTTTTGAGTCATTCCGTCAAGAAGATGTCTCAATTACTCGCAAGTATGGCGGGTTAGGATTGGGATTAGCGATCGTTCGTCAGTTAGTTGAGGCTCACGGCGGCACCATCACGGCTGACAGTCCTGGTGAAGGTTTAGGAGCCACCTTTACAGTCCAGTTGCCACTGCTGAATCTTCAACCAGAAATCAAGCAGACGGATGATTTGCTACAACCAGGACTTGAACTCACGGGAATTCGAGTCCTGACAGTGGATGATGACCCCGATGCCCGTGAGCTATTAACAGTATTGCTTGCTGAATACGGAGCCCAAGTCTTGACTGTTCCTTCTGCCACAGAAGTGTTGGCAAACCTAGAGTCCTTTCAACCCGATGTGTTAGTCAGTGATATTGGGATGCCTGAAGTTGATGGCTATAACCTGATTCAACAGATCCGAGCTTTAACCCCCGAAAAAGGCGGACAAATCCCAGCGATCGCTTTAACTGCTTATGCCAGAGTTGATGATTCCCAGCGAGCTATAACCAGTG
- the aroC gene encoding chorismate synthase, giving the protein MGNIFGHLFRISTFGESHGGGVGVVIDGCPPQLEISAEEIQVELDRRRPGQSKITTPRKEADTCEIISGVFEGKTLGTPITILVRNQDTRPQDYDEMAQKYRPSHADATYDAKYGIRNWQGGGRSSARETIGRVAAGAIAKKILRQVANVEIIAYVKRIKDLEGVVDPNTVTLEQVESNIVRCPDAECGDRMIELIEQIGRQGDSIGGVVECVARNVPKGLGEPVFDKLEADIAKGVMSLPASKGFEIGSGFAGTLLTGIEHNDEFYIDQNDEIRTVTNRSGGIQGGISNGENIILRVAFKPTATIRKEQKTVTREGEETLLAAKGRHDPCVLPRAVPMVEAMVALVLCDHLLRHHGQCKVL; this is encoded by the coding sequence ATGGGCAATATTTTTGGTCATTTATTTCGCATTAGTACTTTTGGCGAGTCTCACGGCGGCGGTGTGGGGGTTGTGATTGATGGTTGTCCTCCACAACTAGAAATTTCGGCAGAAGAAATTCAGGTAGAACTAGATAGAAGGCGGCCGGGACAAAGTAAAATTACGACTCCCCGCAAAGAAGCTGATACCTGCGAGATTATCTCAGGAGTATTTGAAGGCAAAACGCTGGGAACCCCTATAACGATTTTGGTACGTAATCAAGATACTCGTCCCCAAGATTATGACGAGATGGCACAGAAGTATCGGCCTTCTCACGCGGATGCAACCTATGATGCAAAATATGGCATTCGCAATTGGCAAGGTGGGGGTAGGTCGTCAGCACGTGAGACAATCGGGAGAGTAGCAGCAGGTGCGATCGCTAAAAAAATTCTCCGTCAAGTTGCCAATGTCGAAATTATTGCTTACGTTAAGCGGATTAAAGACTTGGAAGGTGTAGTCGATCCTAATACTGTAACCTTAGAACAAGTAGAAAGCAATATCGTTCGCTGTCCCGATGCTGAATGTGGCGATCGCATGATTGAATTGATTGAGCAAATAGGTAGACAAGGCGATTCTATCGGCGGTGTCGTAGAATGTGTGGCGCGAAATGTACCGAAAGGTTTGGGCGAACCAGTATTTGATAAATTAGAAGCTGATATCGCTAAGGGTGTCATGTCTCTGCCTGCTAGCAAAGGCTTTGAAATTGGTTCCGGTTTTGCGGGAACGCTACTAACGGGAATTGAGCATAACGACGAATTTTATATCGATCAAAATGATGAAATCCGTACAGTAACAAACCGTTCTGGCGGTATTCAAGGCGGGATTTCTAACGGCGAAAATATCATTTTGCGAGTTGCATTTAAGCCGACAGCAACAATTAGAAAAGAACAGAAGACTGTAACTCGTGAGGGCGAAGAAACACTATTAGCAGCAAAAGGACGACACGATCCTTGTGTATTACCGCGTGCAGTGCCAATGGTTGAGGCAATGGTGGCGTTGGTACTATGTGACCATTTGTTACGGCATCATGGTCAGTGCAAAGTCTTGTAG
- a CDS encoding DUF3288 family protein: MTEPTVGKDQQHPLYNRDRPLIDILLAQEATDYNLAELARLRMRYQGFPGARDIQKDLDKVLQQWGLTEIELFEKTRKIHDLGGIYKSRGKKDEQDWN, from the coding sequence ATGACTGAACCAACGGTTGGTAAAGACCAACAACACCCTCTTTATAATCGCGATCGCCCCCTTATTGATATCTTACTCGCTCAAGAGGCGACAGACTATAACTTAGCAGAATTAGCCAGGCTGCGAATGCGTTATCAAGGCTTTCCAGGCGCAAGAGACATCCAAAAAGACCTAGATAAAGTCTTGCAGCAATGGGGTTTGACCGAAATTGAGCTTTTTGAGAAAACTCGCAAAATTCACGATTTGGGCGGTATTTACAAAAGTCGCGGTAAAAAAGACGAACAGGATTGGAATTAG
- a CDS encoding ATP-dependent Clp protease ATP-binding subunit — MFEHFTSEAIRVIMLAQEEARRLGHNFVGTEQILLGLMGEGTGVAAKVLAELGVTLKDARREVEKIIGRGSGFVPPEIPFTPKVKSLFEQSFKEAHSLGQNYINTEHLLLGLTEAGEGVAAKVLQNLGVDFKSVRSAIVRRLGENAPAFAGSGSQKRTQPLTMEEYGRNLTKLAQEGRLDPVVGREKEIERAIQILGRRTKNNPVLIGEPGVGKTAIAEGLAQRIINQDVPETLQDKQVISLDMGSLVAGTRFRGDFEERIKKVVEEVRTVGNIILVIDEIHTLVGAGGTEGGLDAANILKPALARGELQCIGATTLDEYRKHIERDAALERRFQPIMVGEPSVEETVQILYGLRGAYEQHHKVTILDSALVAAAELSDRYISDRFLPDKAIDLIDEAGSRVRLRNSQSSPNKELKRELAGVTKEKEAAVRVQDFDKAVTLRDQELKLAEQLQATFTPNEQPVNSTVVDEEDIAQIVASWTGVPVNKLTESESELLLHLEDTLHQRLIGQEQAVSAVSRGIRRARVGLKNPNRPIASFIFSGPTGVGKTELAKALASYFFGAEDSMIRLDMSEYMESHTVAKLIGSPPGYVGYDEGGQLTEAVRRKPYTVLLFDEIEKAHPDVFNMLLQILDDGHLTDAKGRKVDFKNTLIILTSNIGSKVIEKGGSGLGFDFDTQANASYNRIRTLVNEELKAYFRPEFLNRLDEIIVFTQLSRDEVKQIAEIMLREVSKRLTEKGITLEVSDRFKELVVQEGYNPSYGARPLRRAIMRLLEDSLAEAMLSGEITDGDTALIDVDDDSQVRVQKLEKRELLLANVG, encoded by the coding sequence ATGTTTGAACACTTCACTTCCGAAGCCATTAGAGTAATTATGCTAGCTCAGGAAGAAGCACGTCGCCTGGGACACAATTTCGTAGGAACTGAACAAATTCTCCTGGGTTTGATGGGAGAAGGAACTGGGGTTGCTGCTAAAGTGCTGGCCGAATTAGGCGTTACCCTCAAAGACGCACGTCGTGAGGTAGAAAAAATTATTGGTAGGGGTTCTGGCTTTGTACCACCAGAAATTCCTTTCACTCCCAAGGTGAAAAGCCTCTTCGAGCAATCTTTTAAAGAAGCTCATAGTCTGGGACAGAATTACATCAACACAGAACACTTACTCTTAGGATTAACTGAGGCTGGTGAAGGTGTCGCCGCCAAAGTCCTGCAAAATCTAGGAGTTGACTTCAAGAGTGTCCGTAGTGCCATAGTTCGCCGTTTGGGTGAAAATGCACCAGCTTTCGCTGGTAGTGGTAGTCAAAAGCGCACCCAACCGCTAACGATGGAAGAATATGGCAGAAATTTGACCAAATTAGCGCAAGAAGGCAGACTCGACCCCGTAGTTGGTCGTGAGAAGGAAATTGAGCGGGCGATCCAAATTCTCGGTCGCCGGACTAAGAATAATCCCGTGTTGATTGGAGAACCAGGAGTTGGTAAAACTGCGATCGCAGAAGGTCTAGCTCAAAGAATTATCAACCAAGATGTTCCCGAAACCTTGCAAGACAAGCAAGTTATCAGCCTCGATATGGGGTCATTGGTAGCTGGGACTCGCTTCCGTGGCGATTTTGAAGAACGCATCAAAAAAGTTGTGGAAGAAGTTCGCACTGTCGGTAACATAATTTTGGTAATTGACGAAATTCACACCTTGGTTGGCGCTGGTGGTACAGAAGGTGGTTTGGATGCAGCCAACATCCTCAAACCTGCCTTAGCACGGGGTGAACTCCAGTGCATCGGCGCAACAACCCTTGATGAGTATCGGAAGCACATCGAGCGCGATGCCGCACTAGAACGTCGTTTCCAACCAATTATGGTTGGTGAACCCTCAGTAGAAGAAACCGTACAAATTCTTTACGGCTTGCGCGGCGCTTACGAACAGCACCACAAAGTCACAATTTTGGATTCGGCACTTGTAGCAGCCGCAGAATTATCAGACCGCTACATTAGCGATCGCTTCTTGCCAGATAAGGCAATAGACTTGATTGATGAAGCTGGTTCTCGCGTTCGTCTGCGGAATTCTCAAAGTTCTCCCAATAAAGAACTCAAGCGTGAACTCGCTGGCGTTACCAAAGAAAAAGAAGCAGCAGTCAGAGTCCAAGATTTTGACAAAGCTGTAACCCTACGCGACCAAGAGTTAAAACTCGCAGAACAACTGCAAGCAACGTTTACACCAAACGAGCAACCTGTCAACTCTACTGTAGTTGACGAAGAAGACATTGCTCAAATCGTTGCCTCTTGGACTGGCGTACCAGTCAACAAACTGACTGAATCTGAATCAGAGTTGCTTCTGCACCTAGAAGACACTCTGCATCAACGCCTCATCGGTCAAGAGCAAGCTGTCTCGGCTGTATCTCGCGGTATCCGTCGCGCCCGCGTCGGCTTGAAAAATCCCAATCGTCCCATTGCTAGCTTTATCTTCTCCGGGCCTACCGGAGTCGGTAAAACAGAATTGGCCAAGGCATTAGCTTCCTACTTCTTCGGTGCGGAAGACTCAATGATTCGGCTAGATATGTCCGAATACATGGAAAGTCATACTGTCGCCAAGCTAATTGGTTCGCCTCCGGGTTACGTCGGATACGACGAAGGCGGACAACTTACAGAAGCCGTGCGCCGGAAACCTTACACAGTGTTGCTATTCGACGAAATCGAAAAAGCACACCCCGATGTATTCAATATGCTGCTGCAAATCTTGGATGACGGTCATCTTACCGATGCCAAAGGTCGGAAGGTGGACTTCAAGAATACGCTGATCATTTTGACATCTAACATCGGTTCCAAGGTGATTGAAAAAGGTGGTAGTGGTTTAGGCTTTGACTTCGACACTCAAGCCAACGCTAGTTATAACCGCATCCGCACCTTGGTAAACGAGGAATTGAAAGCTTACTTCCGTCCTGAGTTCCTGAACCGTCTTGATGAAATTATCGTCTTCACCCAGCTTTCTAGGGATGAAGTGAAGCAAATTGCTGAAATTATGCTTCGTGAAGTTTCTAAACGCTTGACAGAAAAGGGAATTACTCTTGAAGTTAGCGATCGCTTCAAAGAACTTGTAGTGCAAGAAGGCTATAACCCTAGTTATGGTGCTAGACCATTACGTCGGGCAATTATGCGCCTTTTAGAAGATTCTCTCGCTGAAGCAATGCTGTCTGGTGAAATTACAGATGGAGACACAGCGCTTATCGATGTTGATGATGACTCTCAGGTGAGAGTACAAAAATTAGAAAAACGAGAATTGCTCTTGGCAAATGTTGGCTAA
- a CDS encoding AI-2E family transporter, with product MNFPLNQLLRWLIFTLLFPLVFLNGWLAFLLVKNFQPVVTILVLATLLAFVLNYPVAILQRQGVKRGYAVSLVFISALIIIVALGITLVPIVLEQFNEMVKVLPQWIDSSEEKLQILNNWFFNHKLNVNLSHLLTQVTDQLPNELEFVTDKLLSIIVDTIDSVSDGLIIVVLTFYLLLDGPRIWQGIFKKLPGSFAQQVSQSIQQNFQNYLIGQVTLALLMGVSETLMFLAFQVQFSLLFGLGVGLLSLIPFGDVVSVVVITFIIATHDFWLAVKVFAVAVVIDQLIDQAIAPRLLGRFTGLRPIWVLIALLVGTNVGGVLGLLIAVPVAGFIKDAADGFSKSGDSENVVKSELASELLPEESL from the coding sequence ATGAATTTCCCACTCAATCAACTACTTAGATGGTTAATTTTTACGCTGTTATTTCCTCTAGTGTTTCTTAATGGTTGGCTAGCATTTTTGCTTGTTAAAAATTTTCAACCTGTCGTAACAATTCTTGTCTTAGCTACTTTACTTGCATTTGTTTTAAACTATCCTGTTGCCATTCTCCAAAGGCAGGGAGTGAAACGTGGCTATGCAGTATCATTAGTTTTTATATCAGCATTGATAATTATCGTTGCTCTGGGTATTACTTTAGTTCCTATTGTGTTAGAGCAATTTAATGAGATGGTGAAAGTTCTTCCTCAATGGATTGATTCTAGCGAAGAAAAACTTCAAATTTTAAATAATTGGTTTTTTAACCACAAATTAAATGTGAATTTAAGTCACCTATTAACACAAGTAACTGACCAATTACCTAATGAATTAGAGTTCGTTACGGATAAACTTTTAAGCATTATTGTAGATACGATTGATAGTGTTTCTGATGGATTAATTATAGTAGTGCTGACTTTTTATCTGTTGTTAGATGGTCCAAGAATTTGGCAGGGGATATTTAAGAAGTTACCGGGGAGTTTTGCCCAACAGGTAAGCCAGTCTATTCAGCAAAATTTCCAAAATTACTTGATTGGGCAGGTAACTTTGGCTTTGCTGATGGGAGTTTCAGAAACATTAATGTTTTTAGCTTTTCAAGTCCAGTTTTCTTTACTCTTTGGTTTGGGAGTCGGGCTTTTGAGCTTAATTCCCTTTGGCGATGTCGTCAGCGTGGTTGTGATAACTTTCATAATAGCCACACATGACTTTTGGCTAGCAGTGAAGGTTTTTGCGGTAGCTGTTGTCATTGACCAATTAATCGATCAGGCGATCGCACCACGCCTTTTAGGTAGATTTACTGGGCTCCGACCAATATGGGTGTTAATTGCTTTACTTGTAGGAACCAATGTCGGTGGAGTTTTAGGTTTGCTAATCGCGGTACCTGTAGCTGGTTTTATCAAGGATGCAGCAGATGGTTTCTCTAAATCTGGTGATTCTGAGAATGTAGTTAAGAGTGAATTAGCATCAGAATTGTTGCCAGAGGAATCACTATAA
- a CDS encoding bifunctional orotidine-5'-phosphate decarboxylase/orotate phosphoribosyltransferase produces MNFFDKLNRSILQNQSLLFVGLDPNPEMMPVRYESEELIAGLEKWLQFIIAETADYVCAYKPTLGFYEALGIPGLELLYKTLAAIPAHIPVILDAKHSDLNTSTIFAQTVFTEWQVDAITLSPYTGQDHVAPFLVYPEKAVFILCCTSNPGAEALQQYPTNESPLYLQVVKESKTWGTPEQLGLEVGTTNAEVLALIRAIAPERIIMARSIWAKGGNLRQILEAGLNDNGDGLLIPVPQDMLGNTQLSEEVESLRAEINQLKTEIIHENSTCSVWFPDVCFLNQHPYQDLILQLYDIDCIMFGSFVQASGAIFPYYIDLRKIISNPQVFNQVLTAYEDILKNLNFDRLAGIPYGSLPTATGLALRLHCPMIFPRKEVKAHGTRRVIEGNFHPGETVVVVDDILISGKSVMEGAGKLESAGLNVNDIVVLIDHEQGVKDRLQQNGYRSHSVLTISEITNTLYQAGRINEEQFLAFAES; encoded by the coding sequence ATGAACTTTTTTGATAAATTGAATCGTAGTATCTTGCAAAATCAAAGCTTACTATTTGTAGGACTCGATCCAAATCCAGAGATGATGCCTGTGCGTTATGAATCTGAAGAACTCATCGCTGGTTTGGAAAAGTGGTTACAATTCATTATTGCGGAAACTGCTGATTACGTTTGTGCTTATAAACCTACACTTGGCTTTTACGAAGCGTTAGGTATTCCCGGCTTAGAACTGCTGTACAAAACTTTAGCAGCAATTCCAGCGCACATCCCAGTGATTTTAGATGCCAAACACAGTGATTTAAATACTAGTACCATTTTTGCCCAAACTGTGTTTACAGAATGGCAGGTGGATGCAATCACTCTTAGTCCCTATACAGGACAAGATCATGTAGCCCCTTTTTTGGTCTATCCTGAGAAAGCGGTGTTTATCTTATGTTGTACTTCTAATCCAGGTGCAGAAGCCTTACAGCAATATCCCACAAACGAGTCACCCCTTTATTTACAGGTGGTAAAAGAATCAAAAACTTGGGGAACTCCAGAACAATTGGGTTTGGAAGTGGGAACTACAAATGCTGAAGTTTTAGCCTTGATTCGAGCGATCGCGCCTGAACGGATTATTATGGCGCGTAGCATCTGGGCGAAGGGTGGAAACCTAAGACAAATTTTAGAAGCAGGTTTGAATGATAACGGTGATGGTTTGCTGATTCCTGTTCCTCAAGATATGTTGGGAAACACACAATTATCTGAGGAAGTCGAGTCTTTACGCGCAGAAATTAATCAACTAAAAACTGAAATTATTCACGAAAATTCTACATGTTCTGTGTGGTTTCCTGATGTTTGTTTCCTAAATCAGCACCCCTATCAGGATTTGATTTTACAACTTTATGACATTGACTGTATTATGTTTGGCAGTTTTGTCCAAGCATCAGGAGCAATATTTCCTTATTACATCGACTTACGCAAAATTATTTCTAATCCTCAAGTTTTTAATCAAGTTCTCACTGCTTATGAGGATATTTTGAAGAATCTCAATTTTGATAGGTTGGCAGGTATTCCTTATGGTTCTTTGCCTACCGCGACTGGTTTAGCTTTGCGCCTTCATTGTCCAATGATTTTCCCCCGTAAAGAGGTGAAGGCCCACGGAACACGCAGAGTTATTGAGGGTAACTTTCATCCTGGTGAAACAGTTGTGGTAGTTGACGATATTCTCATCAGTGGCAAAAGTGTTATGGAAGGGGCAGGAAAGTTAGAATCAGCAGGATTAAATGTTAATGATATTGTGGTACTTATCGATCATGAACAAGGGGTGAAAGATAGGTTACAGCAGAATGGTTATCGCAGCCATTCAGTTTTAACTATTTCGGAAATTACCAATACTCTCTATCAAGCAGGGCGAATAAATGAGGAACAATTTTTAGCTTTTGCTGAAAGTTAA